DNA from Rubripirellula lacrimiformis:
CAATGTTGGCAGGTTTGTCGTTCCAATTCGACCAACCCACGCCGGCGTTTTCTGACGCCACCAATCACCACCGCGGCCACGATGGCGGCGGTACAGATTCCTAGAATGCAAAATACAACAGTATCCAAGCCTTGCTCCTGGCGTCCCCAATTGACGCAAACATCAGGGCGCTGGTGGTCCGTCCCCCCTTCGCCCCCGCTTGCCCAAAAGCTTACTAAGATTGACTCCGTTGAATACTGATATTTATCGCCGCGTCCGCTGCGGCGCATCATGCACGCATAAACGAGCCAGAAAGTCATCAATGAACAACATTGCCAGTCGACGGCCGCAACCGGAAGAGTTCGCAGAAACGCTGTCGGCATCGGTTTACCAGCGAGATCAGGTCGAAAAAGTCGACGGTGAATGCGCGCTGGCGGTACTAAGGGGCCAACTGCACTGGATCTGCGAATTGACGGGGCACCTCAGCACCGGCCAGATCGATCGGATCCACGCACCGTATTCGTGGACGATCCGCCAGGTCCTGGCCCACTGTTTGGATGCCGAACGGGTGTTTGGATATCGCATGATGCGAATTGCCGCCGGCGACTCGACTCCGCTGCCCGGATGGGACGAAAACGCCTACGCCGACAGCCGGTTTGGGCTGGGTAATTTCACCAACCTGACCAGCGAACTGGTAGCACTGCGACAGTCCAACCTGTGGCTGCTGCAGCGGATTGTGCCCCAAGCATGGGATCGGTCCGCCGAAGTTTCGGGGAACCGGATGACGGTTCGAGCGATCGCTTGGTTGACCGCTGGACACCTGCAGCACCACTTCCAGATCATCGAAGAACGATGTGAAACGAAAGTTGCACGAACACCGCCGCCGATGATGCCCCCACAGGAACCGGCAAAGGCATCGACCGAAACGCCGATGTCATCCTGAGAGTCGGCGATCGGGTCGATCGAGTTTAGTGGGTTGTTGCAGCCTAGAAATCTTGGCTGACGACTTCACCCGAAGCACGCGTGCCCAGGCTGCCCCACAGCCCGTAGGGGCTGGCACTTCCAACCGCCGCCCCACCGGTGCCACCGGACCAAACATTGCCGATATGGATGTCGCCGGCATCGATCGAATCGGTGATGAAGGAGACTGCGCCATCGGATAGCAAGATGTGGGCGCCGCCTTGGTGATAGCTGCTGATCGTTGCCACACCGGGGACATAAACCCCGTCGCCAGGATCGCCACCGAGACAGAGTTCGCGGTTGGGCGGCAAGATCGTGTTGAATTCGCTGAACACCGTACCAGCGGAAGCCCAACGAAACCCACGACCTTGATCAGCCGCAGCCAAGGTCGGCACGGTCCCACCACCGGTTCCGTCGGCCCAAAATCTTGGACGCAGCGGGCTGACCAGTCCGTCATGAAAACAGAAGTCGGGTTCGTCACGAATTTCGTCCGTATCGTTCTCGATCGCCGCGATCGTGCGGTTGTTTCGGTCGCCCAGGTCGGTCGCGATTTCGCCGCACATGACGGTGTTGGACAGGCCATCCAAGATGTCGCGGAATCGCATATCACGGTGCGCGACAAACACACCCCGGCATCCGGCCTGGGCACGCTGGGCAACCGAGGATGGCGTCGGACGAACCAGGACCCCATTGTTGATCTGGATAGGGCCCGAATCCATCATGTCAATCGAATCGCCCAGGCAGGCGGCATAGTTGGTGCGTCCCATCGATGGTTCGCCGACACCCGGATCGCTAGGACATCGAAGCGTTGGAATTTCGGTATTCCAAGGCACGTATTGATCGACGTAGGGCGCCGCGCCCATCGACGGAAACGGCGGCGATTGGGTTCCGCCATCGACACGCGACTGGTTGGGATTGGAGATTTGTTCCCACAGGGCTTGCTGTTCCATGAACGGAGTCAGCCCGACCAGGAACGACAACTGCATGCGGTTGTTCATGTCGGTTGGCGTGTTTCCGTCGGACCAAGTGCCACCGTATTGGCGCGGCAATTGGTTGTAGGCCGAATGGTAGTTGTGCAGTGCCAAGCCAAGCTGCTTGAAATTGTTGCTACAGCTCATCCGACGCGCCGCTTCGCGAGCCGCCTGAACCGCTGGCAACAGCAGACCGACCAGCACACCGATGATGGCGATCACCACCAACAATTCGACCAACGTAAAACCGCGACGACGAGATGCTGCGAGCGCGCAGCGAGACTGACTGTTTTGAAAATGATGCATTGAATTGGATCCAACCAAAGACTGAAAGATGAAAGAGCGAAACAGAATCGTTACGCCATCTTTGGTGGACCTCGCGAAGAATCGGCACCGCAAAGCGGGCTTAGATACAGCGATCGCTGAGTGAACGCGGGGCAGGGCAGCGGCGGTGCAAGCCGAGTCGTGACATCGTCGTGGACAACGACGATCGACACCATCGTCTGGGCCACGCAAACGACACACAATCCGCTGTGGCAATGATCGCTGATTCCACGCGAGCCGATGTGGCCCGATTGCCCATCGAGGTGCTTGTCGCCACAACCCGCTGGATTGGCGGATGGATTGGCCGAATCGGCGAGCCGATCACAGCCACGATGGCCAGCAACATCCGATGGCGAACCATCGTCGGCTGACGAACCGTCACCTGCGATCGAATCGCTGGCGAGCGAATCGTGCGCGTGTTCGTGGTCGTGCGAAGCGTCACTGGAGTGGTGGTGCCCACCACAAAGAACCACGCCCTGGCTCGCCACCACGTTGTGCGCATGGAAGTGCGAAGCGGGCAGAAGCCAGCCGCCAACCAAGTACGCCAAGAGGGTGAAACGTGTAATCCAGACCATCAGAAATCGGATCAAGCGGGGACGGATCGTGTCGAAAAAGTGACTTTCCAACCCGGACAGTACCGAAAGTCAGCAAATTCGACTAGACAATTTTCGCAGATTTTGCTCCCCACCTGTACGCACGTTTCCGCATCATGGTTCGAACGGTTCTGCATCATGGTTCAAACGGTTCCGGGGGGGGCGGAAGAATAAACGGCCCAAATTAGGCCAACTTGCCAGCGAATTGCCAGGACTTTCGGCCCACGCAACGACGCCGAAAGTCTTGGCGACTTGCGCTACGGGTCAGGGACTCGGCCGATTCGCTGAACGCCTTGGTGACTTACGCTACGGGGCAGGGATTGGCGGATTCGGCGGCCCTCCGTGCTGGAGCCGGGGGGGGCTTCTAGCGAGGTCCACGACGCCACAGCCGGAACCGAATTGCCCCGCGACTTGGGCGCGAGCACAAATCATGGGATAACAATGCCATCGACTTCACTTTTGTCCCCCGCGATGGCTGTATTGACGTGTTTGAAGACTCTCTTGATCAACTCCTAGGCGACCAAGCCGATCCGGTCGCCGCCGGTTGGCGACTGCGTGAACTTGCCGAAGCCGCCAACGGGCACGCCCCCGCGTTGATCCAGGAATTGGTTCAGCGGACCGCTGATTTGGGGACATCCGACGCTGCGATCGCTGGTGGTTTACTGCGAGTGGTCCACACGACGATTTTGCAGGCTGGCGCCGAAGAAGTCGCCAAACTGGACATCGACACGATCCAGAAACTGGAAACGTCGCTGCCCGCCGGCACCCCCAATCGCTACCTGCTGCTGCATCTATTGGCGATGATCCGCAGCCCACAAGCGTTGGACCGTTTGGTTTCGATCCTGCAGGTGGCGCCACCGGAGAAGTGGATCGAGGCGGCCCAGGTCCTCAGCCCACTGATGCAACACGACGATTGGCCCGTCGAAGCGGTCTATCCCGCCATCCTGGACGCGCTGCAACATCCATCGCTGGCATCGCCCCTATTGGACCTAGCCAACTACCTCTATCGCAATGGCCGGTCACCGGTGCACCCGGCCGCCGACCGATTGGCAACCCTGAACGTGTTGCTGGGGGAAATCAGCGGACGATTGGCACAGTTCGAAGAAAACCCACGCAGCTTCGGCGACGATGTCGACACGGTCCAAGCCAAACTTGGCGAAGCGGTCGCGCTAGCGGTATCGTTGTGCGACACCGTCGGCATGCTGGGCGACGAAACATCGATCGGAAAGCTGAACCAAACGGTTGAACTGAAACACCGACGCGTGCAATGCGAGGCCGCAGGAGCCTTGGCCCGGCTGGGCGACGAAGCCGGTCAAAAGCGTTTGATCGAACTGGCCGGCGAACCATCGGCTCGGCTGCGGGCGATCCATTACTGCGATGAACTGGGCATCGGCGACGAAATCGAAGAACGCTATCGCAGCGACGAAGCCAAAGCCGAAGCCGAGATCGCGCTGTACCTTAGTCAGCCAACCCAAATGGGCGTCCCACCGACATCGGTGGAAGTGGTCGATTCCAAGCGGATGCTGTGGCCCAGTTTCAACGACCCCGTTGACGTTTTTCTGGTGCGTTTCGAATACAACTTTGGCGAACGCATTTACAGCAACGTCGGCGTCACCGGACCAGTCACATTCACCATGTCGACCGACGTGGCCGACTTTTCGATGGCCGACATCTATGCGATCTACGCTGGGTGGCACGCGGAACACGACGACATATTCGCCGTCGCCGCCGAACATCTTAACGACGGCCAAATCCGCGTGATGAACGCGCTGCAGAAACACCTCGAACACCTGGGCTATGAATCCATCAGCCCGTCCTTGCTAGGACTGTTCTTGGATGAAAAGGCGGGGATCTTTACGGCGACGCGTGAAAGCAAACCCTGCGTCGTCGTCACCGATGGCTTGGAAACCATCGACCATCCCACCGGTGGTCGCATCCGCCCGATCACCCCGGCGGACCTGTTCCACCTGTACAAGGGCCGAAAGATGCTGCGAACGTTCAATCCCTAGACCCCTGCCGGTGGATCGCTCGTGGATTCGTCCAAGCGATTGGCCAGCGGAATCATTGACTGGCATCCTGCCCCGCCCGGGTCAGGTGCTAGACTAGAAAGAATCTGCTGCGTTTCCTTGGCACTTTCGTCCTTTTCCAACCGCGAGCCCGACCGATGGCATTCAATCTTGGCCGCGTCACGGACTGCGAAAGCCGATTGCAACGAGACTTTGTTGAGTTTGCACGGCAATGGGCCGATGTTCGTGAACATTGGCAGGACCAACGACGCGTGCAGTTCGAAAAAGATCACCTGACGACGTTGGGTCCCAGCCTGAACCGATTCGCTGCGGCGCTGCGAGACTTTTCGGACACCGTCCGCAAAGCCGATCGTGCGCTCCAGGAAGATTCACAATCGCTGAACGACTAGAATACAGATACGCCGGCGGGATTCCCCTGTCGTCTCCGCCCGTCGACGACCCACATGCCATCGGTCGTTACACACTCGTCTTGGTGGAAGATCATGAAAGATTCGTCGGTCAGCCCCGCTGGCCTGTTTGACGTTCGCAGGCAGCGCCGACTGCTGGACGGATTGGCTCAGCGCATCTCGACCTCGATCCAGCAACGCGATCGGATGACGGCGTACCATGCCCAGCAGCGTCAACAGGAAGAGAGCGAACTGGAACGGGTCCGATCCGAAGCGCTGGCCCATTGCCGCGAAACGCGACACCAGATGCTATCGCAGTGGGACCAAGCCGAAGAACAGCTGACGTACCAGTACGAATCGAAGGCACTGACCCACCGGATGGAATTGAATCGGTTGGGGGTCATCTTCCGTCGCAAACAGGCTGACGAAACCAAGGTCATCACACGGAAAGTCGATTCGCGGCGACAAGCGGTACTGCAACAGTACGAAAACCGCAAAAACCAACCTGGGCAAATCAAACGCAAAGAAATCAAACACATTGATGATGCGTTGACGACGCTGCAAAGCAATCTGGAATGGGCTCGCGCCCTGACCATCCGCCGCTTGGACCGACTGCCCGACGTGCCACCGGCGACGGATCCGGAAGACGACATGCGAGTCCCGGCGCCCCAATCGGTTGCGGACACGATCGATGCGATCAGCCGGTTGACCCGACGTTCCACCGACGTGATCAGCGAGATGCAAACCGGCGCCGCATCGCAGATCGTGGACCGTTTCTATTTGCCCGCTGGCGTCGCTGCCTTCGTTGTCCTGTGGGCAATCGCGGCCTATTTCATCGCTCCTTCGCCACCCTACCTGTGGATGGCCGCAGGCATCATCCCCGCCGGGTTGTTGGGATTCACGACCTATTTGATCCTGCTGTGGCCGCTGAAACGCATGACGCGGCGTCTTTATCCCGTGGTCGAACGGATCCACCGCGCAGCCGAAGAGTGCGCCACTAGCGGACGAAACATCGCGACCCAAACGGCCAACGAAGCATCCGCCGATTTGATTCGCCGACGGGACGCGCACCTGCAATCAGCAGCCCGTTGGAGCGAAGAACAACTGACTGCACTGGAGACACGATTGGCCAGCGAGCAGGCCGTGCTTCGCCAGCAATTGTCGCAGACGATCGTCGAATCGGACCGCCACTACACTGACGAATTTTCGGCCGTTGGAACGGCGATGCGGTCCAAAGCCGAAGCCGTTGCGAAGAACATCACCGACCACCTGACATCGACCGACCATTCGCTGCAACAGAAACGTGAAACCAATGCCGCCGGGCGGGTAGCCGACATGCAGCGCGTGGCAACTCGACTCAAAGCAGGCGTGGGGCGAGGACTTCAGCGAATGGTTTCCACCGATCACCAAGTCGCCGAAGCCTTTCCCGAATGGCTAAAGGTTGTCCAGGATCCGGCGGCCAATCATGATCCCGTCATCGACTATGTTCCGATCGGTTCCTTGCAAGTCGATACACGCATCCAGCAGTTGCTGGCCCAGAAAGGGTCCAGTGATGCCCCCGTGGCATCCGGCGAATCGACCCCGCAGATGCTGGCCAATGCCGAGATCCCAACGGGTTTGCCCGTTGTGCTGCACCGCCGAATCCAAAGCTGCTTGTTGATTCGATCGGACCCGGCATCGATGGATGCGGCGGTCGCCGTCGCGCATCAATTCCTATGGCGATTGCTCTGCAGCGCCCCACCGTCACGTGCAAAATTGACGTTGATTGACCCGCTGGGGCGAGGCCAACACTTCACCAGTTTCATGGCGTTGGCGGATCACGATCCGGCGATCGTCGGCCACCGCGTTTGGACCACCGACCAAAAGATCGAAGCCAGATTGGCCGAATTGGCTCACCATGTCGAAGACGTATTGCAGTCCAGTCTGCGCGACCGATTCGAACGGATCGAAGACTACAACGAATTGGCCGGGTCCATGGCCGAACCCTATCGCGCAATCGCAGCGGTAGGATTCCCAAACGGATTGTCCAGGGAAGCCCACGGACATCTGCGTGCGTTGATCGAAAGCGGGCTCCGCTGCGGAATCTTTACCGTGCTGGTCTGTGACGAATCCAACCCTTGGCCGTCGGACATCCCGATCCCCAGCGGCGACAAAGTGCTGACATTGCGAGTCGATGGTGCCGGACGCTGGACCATCCCACAAGAAGGATTGGACGACCTGCCTTTCCATCCGTTGCCGACGCCCCCATCATCGCTGCGACCGGCGTTGGTGGAATCGATCGGCACCGCTGCGGTGGCTGCATCGCGAGTCGAAATTCCGCTGGAAAGCGTGTTGGCGGGAATCGTCGAAGGCACCGGTTCGACTGCCGACGAAATTGCCATCGCCGTGGGATCGCAAGGTGCCAATCGATCGCTCAGCGTCGAACTGGGGGAAGGCGTTCGCCAACATGTCCTGATCGCTGGCAAAACCGGATCGGGGAAAAGCACACTGCTGCATTCGATCATCACTTCGGGTGCCTACCGCTATCGCCCCGATCAACTTCAGTATTACCTGCTGGACTTCAAGAAAGGTGTAGAGTTCAAACCCTATGCCGATATCGGGCTGCCACACGCGCGCGTCATCGGGATCGAAAGCGAACGAGAATTTGGGCGCAGCGTGCTGCAGCGTCTGGATGCCGAACTGCAACAACGGGGCGAGAAGTTTCGTGCCGCGGGGGTCCAGGAATTGGCCCACTATCGTGAAGCGTCATCGGAACCGATGCCGCGAATCATGCTGGTCATCGACGAGTTCCAGGAACTGTTTGTTCGTGACGACCGCATCGCAGGCGACTGTGCGATGCTGCTAGACCGATTGGTCCGCCAGGGACGTTCATTCGGGATGCATGTTGTGCTAAGCAGCCAATCGTTGGCCGGCGCCTATTCGC
Protein-coding regions in this window:
- a CDS encoding DinB family protein, with the protein product MNNIASRRPQPEEFAETLSASVYQRDQVEKVDGECALAVLRGQLHWICELTGHLSTGQIDRIHAPYSWTIRQVLAHCLDAERVFGYRMMRIAAGDSTPLPGWDENAYADSRFGLGNFTNLTSELVALRQSNLWLLQRIVPQAWDRSAEVSGNRMTVRAIAWLTAGHLQHHFQIIEERCETKVARTPPPMMPPQEPAKASTETPMSS
- a CDS encoding DUF1559 domain-containing protein, whose amino-acid sequence is MHHFQNSQSRCALAASRRRGFTLVELLVVIAIIGVLVGLLLPAVQAAREAARRMSCSNNFKQLGLALHNYHSAYNQLPRQYGGTWSDGNTPTDMNNRMQLSFLVGLTPFMEQQALWEQISNPNQSRVDGGTQSPPFPSMGAAPYVDQYVPWNTEIPTLRCPSDPGVGEPSMGRTNYAACLGDSIDMMDSGPIQINNGVLVRPTPSSVAQRAQAGCRGVFVAHRDMRFRDILDGLSNTVMCGEIATDLGDRNNRTIAAIENDTDEIRDEPDFCFHDGLVSPLRPRFWADGTGGGTVPTLAAADQGRGFRWASAGTVFSEFNTILPPNRELCLGGDPGDGVYVPGVATISSYHQGGAHILLSDGAVSFITDSIDAGDIHIGNVWSGGTGGAAVGSASPYGLWGSLGTRASGEVVSQDF
- a CDS encoding HEAT repeat domain-containing protein codes for the protein MFEDSLDQLLGDQADPVAAGWRLRELAEAANGHAPALIQELVQRTADLGTSDAAIAGGLLRVVHTTILQAGAEEVAKLDIDTIQKLETSLPAGTPNRYLLLHLLAMIRSPQALDRLVSILQVAPPEKWIEAAQVLSPLMQHDDWPVEAVYPAILDALQHPSLASPLLDLANYLYRNGRSPVHPAADRLATLNVLLGEISGRLAQFEENPRSFGDDVDTVQAKLGEAVALAVSLCDTVGMLGDETSIGKLNQTVELKHRRVQCEAAGALARLGDEAGQKRLIELAGEPSARLRAIHYCDELGIGDEIEERYRSDEAKAEAEIALYLSQPTQMGVPPTSVEVVDSKRMLWPSFNDPVDVFLVRFEYNFGERIYSNVGVTGPVTFTMSTDVADFSMADIYAIYAGWHAEHDDIFAVAAEHLNDGQIRVMNALQKHLEHLGYESISPSLLGLFLDEKAGIFTATRESKPCVVVTDGLETIDHPTGGRIRPITPADLFHLYKGRKMLRTFNP
- a CDS encoding FtsK/SpoIIIE domain-containing protein translates to MKDSSVSPAGLFDVRRQRRLLDGLAQRISTSIQQRDRMTAYHAQQRQQEESELERVRSEALAHCRETRHQMLSQWDQAEEQLTYQYESKALTHRMELNRLGVIFRRKQADETKVITRKVDSRRQAVLQQYENRKNQPGQIKRKEIKHIDDALTTLQSNLEWARALTIRRLDRLPDVPPATDPEDDMRVPAPQSVADTIDAISRLTRRSTDVISEMQTGAASQIVDRFYLPAGVAAFVVLWAIAAYFIAPSPPYLWMAAGIIPAGLLGFTTYLILLWPLKRMTRRLYPVVERIHRAAEECATSGRNIATQTANEASADLIRRRDAHLQSAARWSEEQLTALETRLASEQAVLRQQLSQTIVESDRHYTDEFSAVGTAMRSKAEAVAKNITDHLTSTDHSLQQKRETNAAGRVADMQRVATRLKAGVGRGLQRMVSTDHQVAEAFPEWLKVVQDPAANHDPVIDYVPIGSLQVDTRIQQLLAQKGSSDAPVASGESTPQMLANAEIPTGLPVVLHRRIQSCLLIRSDPASMDAAVAVAHQFLWRLLCSAPPSRAKLTLIDPLGRGQHFTSFMALADHDPAIVGHRVWTTDQKIEARLAELAHHVEDVLQSSLRDRFERIEDYNELAGSMAEPYRAIAAVGFPNGLSREAHGHLRALIESGLRCGIFTVLVCDESNPWPSDIPIPSGDKVLTLRVDGAGRWTIPQEGLDDLPFHPLPTPPSSLRPALVESIGTAAVAASRVEIPLESVLAGIVEGTGSTADEIAIAVGSQGANRSLSVELGEGVRQHVLIAGKTGSGKSTLLHSIITSGAYRYRPDQLQYYLLDFKKGVEFKPYADIGLPHARVIGIESEREFGRSVLQRLDAELQQRGEKFRAAGVQELAHYREASSEPMPRIMLVIDEFQELFVRDDRIAGDCAMLLDRLVRQGRSFGMHVVLSSQSLAGAYSLPRATLGQMAVRIAMQCSESDAALILSDDNTAARLISRPGEAIYNDAGGLAEGNQPFQVAWLPATRHREMLSAITARDQSYAQAMLPPVIFEGNRPCHWKPALADAALTSQPATTVGGLLGESVEIGPPVSLGLTRNTGRNLLLIAPASSRIAVLASSLSGFAKQHPDLELVYLDGTRADEGESLAPWLAASGIEAKRVRPRDSDAEMVRLSEEVQQRGDESDQPPIVVVIDPLERFRDLRQDESFSFSLDAAPGGGGGPAAFQSLLRDGPPSGVFVMLVCGSAETLSRWLPRGSQHDLELRVVGQMNQSDSSLLIDSPIASELSAATMLMYDDADGRISKFRQCSLPDPKEVSQWLGRESLASDD